AACCCGTAGACTGATTGAAGAAGATTAGAAGGCGAAATAATTTTCCTGTTTTCCGCAACAGTAGCTTTCGTACTTTACATCATAAACAGTTACACTAGGAATGACATACAGTTGTCACCATGGCGAATTAGCTTTGTGGTTCAATAAATATAGTATATGAAAGCAATAGCCGTATCGGGCGCCAGACAGAACAACCTGAAAAATATTTCGCTGAAAATACCGAAAAACCAGATTACTGTGTTTACCGGTGTCTCCGGTTCGGGAAAATCGTCGTTGGTGTTTGAAACTATAGGCGCCGAAGCACAACGTCAGATAAATGAGACCCAAAACAGCTTCACGAGAAATCGACTAAACCATATTGGTGTTGCGGACGTCGACAAGATCGAACATTTAAATGTACCGGTAATCATCAGCCAAAAGCGCTTGGGCGGAAACGCGCGGTCTACCGTAGGAACGGCTACCGATAGCTATGCTTCCCTGCGACTGCTGTTTTCCAGAATGGGTGAACCTTTTGTCGGTTATTCAGGCCTCTTTTCATTTAACCATCCCCAAGGGATGTGTGCCGCCTGCGAAGGTCTTGGATTTGTCAGTACGATCAATATCGACGAACTGCTGGATAAAAATAAATCGCTGAATGAAGGCGCCATATTGTTCCCGACCTTTCAGCCGGGTGGATATAGGTGGATCAGATATGCCCATTCGGGATACTTCGATCGCGATAAAAAATTAAAGGACTTTACAGCGAAAGAGTGGGATTTGCTGCTCCACGCGAAGGAACACAAGCCGCCGCATCCCGGCAAATCCTGGGGAAAAACGATGCAGTACGTTGGATTGCTGCCCCGGATAGAAAATGATTTATTGAAGAAGGAATCCAAAGAACATAACCTAAGGAAAAAAGACCTGCAAAAAATTATCGTATCCGACATTTGTCCGGATTGCGGGGGCAAAAGGTTGAATAAAAAAATACTGACCTGTAAGATCAAGGGGAAGGACATCGCCGATTGTGCTGCGCTTCCCATCGATGAGCTGCTTGCATTCGTTAAATCACTTTCTTCCAAATCATTCGATACGATACTAAGTGAACTTAAGAAGAAACTTGAAAATATAATCACCATAGGGCTGCAATACCTGACCTTGGATAGGGGAACGAATACCCTCTCGGGCGGTGAATCACAACGCATCAAGATGGTCAGGCATCTGGGAAACAGCTTGGAAGACTTGCTTTACATCTTTGATGAACCAAGTATCGGCCTGCACGCAAAGGATCTGGAAAATATTTCGCATATCATTCGTCAAATAAAAGAAAAAGGGAACACGGTACTTATCGTAGAACATGATCCTGACATCATTAAAATAGCCGATCATGTAGTTGATATGGGCCCACTATCTGGAATTCACGGCGGCGAGATCATCTTTCAGGGTACGTTTGAAGATCTCAAGGCCTCAAATGGTAAAACCGGCAGTTATTTTTCGCAAACGCGCAAATACAAGGTCAATCCACGCAAGGAGGCCGGATCAATTCAGCTAAAAGAGGCAGAACTGTTCAATCTCAAAAAGATTACGGTAAACATCCCCACACAGGTGTTATCAGTGGTTACCGGTGTGGCCGGTTCGGGCAAAAGTACCCTGATTGGCAAGGTCTTGCCGATCCAGTATCCAGAAGTAAAGATAATCGATCAGGCTCCGATCATAGGCAGTTCAAGAAGCACCTTACTGACTTATCTGGATATTTCCGATAAGATCAGAAAGTTGTTTGCGCTTGCCAATAAGGCCGATCATCGGCTTTTCAGCACGAACAGTCTGGGCGCATGTGCGAATTGCAGGGGATTGGGTTTCGAAAAGATCGATCTGGCATTCATGGACGATATGGAACAGCCTTGCGAAGTATGCCAGGGCAGTGGGTTTAATCCGGAAGTGTTAACATACACGTTTCAGCATAAAAGTATTGCCGAGGTTATGGCGCTTACCGTAGAAGAAGCAGCAGATTTTTTCGGCCATTATGACTTTGCATCTCCTTTTAAGCTGCTGATGGAGCTTGGTCTGGGCTACCTGAAATTAGGACAACGACTTAATGCGTTCTCAGGAGGAGAAAGGCAACGACTGAAATTAAGTGGTGAGCTGAAAGGCGAAAATAATCTGCTCGTTTTGGATGAACCAAGTACAGGCCTGCATCCTTCGGACACGAAAAAGTTGCTGGATATTTTGAATAGGTTGGTAGATCAAGGTAACACGCTGATTGTAATCGAACACAATCTTGATATTATATCGCAAGCGGATTGGATTATTGATATTGGCCCCGGTGCAGGAAAGTATGGTGGTGAATTGATGTTTGAAGGGACAGTGGAGGGGTTGTTAAGCAACCATACCGCTGAAACAGCAAAATATTTAAAAAAGCATTTGTTTGCTTAGGGCGAAATGCTCAAAGTACCGCCCCAGGGCTGGCTGCTTACCCATTAAGGCTTGAATGAACCGTCTCTCGCCACGGGCAAATTGTTGCTGCTCCATTCACTCCAAGAGCCTACGTATAGTTTCGGTATGTCTAAGCCGGCGTAGTCGAAGGCCAGAAGGGTGTGGCAAGCGGTCACGCCTGATCCGCAGTGTATAATGCTGTCGCTGGCTAGCTCATCGCCAAGTGACGCGATGTACATTTGTTTTAGCTCGGCTGCATCCTTAAAATAACCCTGTTCATCTAAATTGTTGGACAAGGGGATATTGACCGCGTTGGGAATGTGGCCAGCCACAGCGTCAATGGGTTCTTCTATACCACGGTAACGCGCATTGGAGCGTACATCAATGATCTTATTGCTGGCATGCCGACTGACACGTTGAACTTCTTCCAGCGTGCTGATAGGTAATAGCCATTTTTCTGCGGGGTAGGGTTCAACTGCTTTTACCCGTTCCTCGCCTGAGCGCAAGGGAAGTTCATGGCGTTTGGCTGCCGCCAGACCGCCATCCAGCACCTGAACTTTCGAGTGGCCTATCGCACGAAGCATCCACCAGAAACGCGCTGCCGCGTTCGACCCGTTTTTGTCGTCATAGATCACAACATGACTGCCCGCGGTGATACCCAGATTGCCCAATGTTTGCGTAAATGTTTTGACTGCAGGTAGCGGATGCCTTCCACCATTAGCCGGATCTACCGGAACATTGCTGAGCTGCGTGTCGAGATCAACCAGGCGTGCCCCTTTGACATGTGATTGTAAATAATTTGTTTTGGCTTCAGGCCCGTTGGAAGCATCAATGATCACCAATTGATCGGAATCGAGTAAACTTAAAAGTTCTGTAGCGTCAATAATGGGAGAGTAGCGCATACACTTTTGTTTTTAAGATGAGAAGATCATTATGGAAGTAAAGATACGGAATGTATTTGGTAAACGGAATTGTTGACCGCATTAAAAGTACGCATTTGCTTATCCTCGCTCTAACAGACTTAATCTCTCGCTGATCATTTATGGGAAGTATATGGCAGAGATAAAAGCATAGCTCGATCAGTCGATAGATGATTGTTAACGCATTGTTAATTTGACAGAATAAACCGAACACCATAGTAGCCTTTCCTATATTTGTCGTCATGGAGACGACCCTTATCAAAACAAAAAGAATGCTGTATTTAGCGTTGCTATTTTTCAGTTTTTCAGCGAACGCGCAAACTGTTGAAGAAAGCGAAGCACGTGCTGTTGTGCAGACGCTGACTGATCGATTGGTGGAAGTATATCCCTTTCCCGACATATCGGCTAAGTATAAACAAACCTTGTTAGAAAACGAAAAGATTGGGCGTTACAAAGGACTAGCTGAAGACTCCTTGGCGAAAAAGCTAACGGAAGATCTCCGGTCTGTGCATAAAGATGTGCACCTGCGGGTGATGAAAAATGAAGAAACCTATAAAAGGTTATTAGCGCCTCCGGCTCAACAAGGAGATGACAGCACAGAACTGAAGCGGATGAAAGTACAGAACTATGGTTTTAAAAGCGTACAGATCGATGGTGAGAGGTCTACCGCCTACCTCGATATTCCGGGGCCTTTTTGGGGCACACAGGAGTCTTTTGAGATGGCGACAGCGGCAATGAACATGGCTGCGCACAGTAAATACGTTATTCTAGATATTCGCCATAATCCGGGTGGTACCGGGCATATGGGCCGTTTTATTGCTTCCTATTTTTATAAACCGGGAAATGAAAAATTTTATCTGAACGGTTTTCATAAAGACCGCAAATTGGACGAACAGGAGTGGACTTATTCTTTCGTGCCCGGGAGAAGAAATCCAGACGCTAAAGTGTACATCCTGGTAGGTCCTGGAACGGCATCTGCATCCGAGGGTTTGGCATATGCGATGCAAAAGCTCGGCAGGGCGACCATCGTTGGCGATACAACGGCAGGGGCTGGGATCGCTGGATCTTTTGTGCCATTAAAGCGCAATTTAATCGCTTTTGTTCCGGTGAAGATGGTAGTCGGCCCGCGGTCTGAAGAAGGCTGGGAAGGAACCGGCGTTATTCCGGATGTCATTTCCGGGGAGGAAGATGCGCTGGAAGTGACCCGCAAACTCATTGAAAAAGATAGGAAAGGGGAATAGTTTACCTGTTGATGAACTATCCTGTACCATCTGTAGCTTCAGAAGCTTGAAAAGTAATATTCTTATGGAATGAGCGGTCTATGGACATTCGTTGCCGATTGTTTTTTGATTTTAATTAGTATTTTAGCCCTAACCGTTTAATCGGATAACAACTATAACCGATTTAGATACTAATGCTGGTATGGATGAAAATTTAAATGCGCAAAGTGACTTCGCGTTGATGCAACGCTTTTATCTGATAATAATACTAATCCTCTTAGGATCGACCTTCGTCTACGGTCAGCCTGATAATGAAGTGATAGATTTGCAATGTGAACATTTAGTCAACCCCCTGGGCGTCGATGAACGGCACCCGCGCCTAAGCTGGCGAATACAGAATGATACGAGGGGAGCGGCACAAAGTGCCTACCGGGTGATGGTGGCAACAGACTCGACGCAATTGCTCAGCGAGGGTGAACTTTTATGGGATTCCGGCAAAAGGCAGTCTGCAGAACAATTAGTGTCTTATGATGGGCCGGAATTGCTTCCGTTTACCAGATACTACTGGAAAGTAGTGCTTTGGAACGAGGCTGGAGAGGCTTCTTCATCGAGCGGGATCAACCATTTTGAAACAGGAATGGTTAATATGGCAAATTGGCAAGGCACTTGGATTAGTGATCGGGAGGATATAGATCACTTGCCGGCAGGATATTTCAGAAAAACTTTTGGTGTGGAGAAACAGATAACTTCAGCAAGGGTGTATATCGCAGCTGCCGGACTTTATGAATTACATCTGAATGGATCGCGCGTGGGTGATCATCGCTTAGATCCGATGTATACCCGTTTTGACCGTAGGAATTTATATGTAACCTACGACGTCACAGAGCAACTCAAACAGGGTGATAATGCCTTAGGCGTGATTTTAGGTAATGGGTGGTATAACCACCAGCCACTGGCGGTATGGAATTTTGATCGTGCCCCATGGCGGGCAAGACCGAGCTTTTGTCTGGACCTCCGTATAACGTACAGCGATGGAAGTACGGAAACGATTCAATCTGACGGCAGCTGGCGCAGCAATACAGGACCGGTAATTCGTAATAATATTTATACGGCAGAACATTATGATAGTCGTTTAGCTATCGATGATTGGGATACACCAAGCTTTATAGACACTGCTTGGAAAGGTGTAACGTTACGTGCCGCGCCTTCCAACCAAGTGGTGAGTCAGCAACTGCACCCGATCCGCAATGTGCAGGAAATTGCTGCCAAATCCCTGCAAAAAGTGAATGACTCTGTTTATATTTTCGACATGGGCCAGAACATGGCCGGTGTAACAAAAGTGAAGTTGAGTGGAGAGCAAGGCACCACCGTTCGATTGAAGCATGGTGAAAGACTGTATCCTGACGGACGCGTCGATCTGTCGAACATTGATGTATATTATCGTCCAAAAGATGATAGCGAACCTTTTCAGACAGATATCGTCATACTCAAGGGGGAAGAACCCCTTGAGTTTATGCCACGCTTCAATTACAAAGGCTTTCGCTATGTGGAAGTAACCAGTGACAAACCTATTCAGTTAAAACAGGATGATCTGGTGGCTTATTTTATGCATAGTGATGTGCCTGTAAAAGGGACGCTGCAGTCGTCCAATACCATGATCAATAAATTGTGGGAAGCAACAAATAATGCCTACCTGTCTAACCTGTTCGGTTATCCTACGGATTGCCCGCAGCGGGAGAAAAACGGGTGGACAGGCGACGGACACTTTGCGATCGAAACTGCCTTGTATAATTTTGACGGTATTACCGTTTATGAAAAGTGGTTGGCCGACCATCGGGATGAACAGCAACCCAATGGCGTACTGCCGGATATTATCCCGACGGGCGGTTGGGGTTATGGCACGGCAAATGGTACCGATTGGACCAGCACCATTGTGCTTATTCCCTGGAATCTTTATCTTTTTTATGGTGACCTGAAACCTCTTCAGGACAACTATGAAAGCATGAAGCGTTACGTGGGCTATGTAGAACGCCTGAGCCCCGAAAGGTTGACCAGTTTTGGGCGGGGCGACTGGGTACCCGTAAAGTCGACTTCCTCTTTGGAATATACCTCGTCCGTTTATTACTTCGTTGATGCAACGATTTTGGCCAAGGTGGCCAAGTTATTGAATAAACAGGAAGACCACAGGTATTATCAGGCACTGGCCGCGAAAATTAGACAGGCAATCAATGATAAGTATCTGGACAAGCAGCTGGTGAGTTATGGGAGTGGTGTGCAAACGGAGCTGAGTATGGCCTTGTACTGGGATGTTGTACCCGATGAGCTAAGGGCTAAGCTTGCAGAAAATTTGGCTAAGCGTGTAGAACAGGATGATATGCATCTCGATGTAGGTGTTTTGGGAGCAAAGGCTATTCTGAATGCGCTTAGTGAAAATGGACAGGCGGAAACGGCTTACAAATTGGCTGTTCAAGATACTTACCCATCCTGGGGCTGGTGGATCGTCAATGGAGCAACTACCCTGCAGGAGAATTGGAATATGGATGCCGAGCGGGATATTTCAGATAATCACATGATGTTCGGCGAAATCGGTGGGTGGTTCTTTAAAGGATTGGGTGGGATATACCCGGACGAATCGGCTCCCGGATTTAAAAACATTATCCTAAAACCAAATTTTGTAGCCGGATTAGATGATTTTTCCTGTTCCTTTAATAGTCCGTATGGAGAAATAGTGTCTTCCTGGAAAAGAAAAGGTAAAAAGGTATACTACTCGGTTACCATACCACCCAATGCGAGTGCATCTGTTACCATTCCGGTTCAAAATAACAGGAAAGTATACCTGGATAATAAGTTGGTGCAGCCGGATATGCAACTGTCGGCCGGAAATTATGAATTTCGCGTGGAATAATTGGTTGTCACGCGACAAACTTTTATAAGGTGATGCTTCTTCTGCAAACCTAGTGATTTTAGCTATTATTTAAGAATAACAGCTTGCACCCATGTTTGTATGTCGAATTGATTTCCAACTTGATTTAATTTTATTAAACCATGTATTAAAATTAAATTAGAAAAATAATTGTTTTTTTTATTCTGCCAGCATTCGTGTAAGGTAAAGAACTTTCTGTGTAAGCTATGGGTTGATTGGTGTAAATAATTTTGTCTGAAACGAGCCATGATTTATATTCGTGGAGAGCAATCGTTTATCAATCCAACCGTAAATACGATTGTTTTTTTCATACCTAATGATTTAATTGTTGTAAACAAACCCCTAGTCCTATGAAGTTACTGGTTTATATTGAAAGAATAAATCTACTGCACAAATTAATCAGACAGCGCCGAACCGGGAGTCCAATGGAATTATCGAAACGCTTAGGTTTGTCGACATCCAGAATGTACCGTGTTATTGAAGAATTACGCTTAAATGGAGCGCCGATAGCCTACTCAAGACAACAGCAAACCTATTACTATGAATATAACTACCATATTGTTATCTCTGCTACTTTCACTTCTTTGGAACAGCATGAAATGAGGGATGTTTCTGGTGGAGAGCATGTGGGTACAGTTAGATTGTTCCCACATCAACTAAAGAAGTCTGATAGCGTTCCCTTCATCCTAAACGCATGACACATGAAAGTGTTGCCTATTGTGCAGCCTGATGCACTTGAAATAACCTATTTGCAGCAGGTAAAGGTAAGGTCGCAAATCATCTATACCATCTTTTTATTGACGGTTATAGCTGTATTATTTGCGCTTCCTTTTGTTTATGTTGATGTTAGTGTAAAATCATCGGGTATTCTTCAAACCCCGATCGAACGGAATGAACTGGTTTTACCAATAAGCGGTAGAATAGACTACCTTAATGTTAGCGAGTATCAGCGAGTAAACAAAGGAGACACCCTGTTACGTATCGATGCTAGAAGTATAACTGAGCAAAGCAATGCGATAGCTACACGGATTAAGGAACTCGAATGGTTGCTGGCAGATGTTGAGTTGCTGAACGAAACCTCTACGGCAACAAACCAGACTCCAAAACTAAATACACCGCGTTATACAGCTGCCTGGCAGGAATATAACCGGCAGCTGCACAATGCGGCTGTTTTGAGAAAGCAATCACAACGTGCGTTTGAGCGCTTTCAGAAATTACACGAGCAGAAAATGGTGAGCGATGCGGAATATGAGGAATATCTAACAAAAAAGGATCAGGCTGTAGGCGAATTCAATTACATTGCAAGCCATCATAAGAGCCAATGGCAGGCTGAGGCAAGCACTTACCGCTCAGAATTAAGCCAGCTCTATCGGGACCGATCAAGCGCCAATAATGAGCAGAGTTTCTATACGCTTATTGCTCCGCTCGACGGAAGTATACAGAATCTCGTAGGACTCCAGGTGGGTACTCCGGTATTTGCCAATCAGAAAATTGCGGAGCTTACACCGGATTCTTCTTTAATAGCTATGGCATATGTAAATCCGAACGATATCGGTTTGGTTCGAATCGGGCAGGACGTACGTTTTCAGATTGATGCTTTCAATTATAACCAATGGGGCATTTTGAAAGGAAAGGTGCTGGATATTGCCGAAGATATGGTATTAGATGGAAACAATAAACCAGTTTTCAAGGTGCGCTGTGCCCTGGAAAGAGACCAGATGCGCTTACCAAATGGTTACGTGGGACGGCTGAAAAAGGGAATGACCTTTCAGGTCCGCTTCATGGTAAATAGAAGAAGTCTGTACCAGCTGCTCTATGACAAAATTGATGATTGGATGAACCCGGGCCGAATAGCTAATGATGGCAAGGTCGCAGAACAGTAAAATATGGGGATCAAAATAAAACAACGAGATATCTCTGATTGTGGCGCGGCCTGCCTTGCTTCAGTTGCCGCTAAATATAAGCTAAACCTACCTATTGCCCGTATCAGGCAGATGGCGGGAACTGATAAAAAAGGCACGAATGTACTCGGTATTGTAGAGGCTGCGGCAAAAATCGGTATAACCGCAAAAGGTGTGAAAGGCCCTTTTGAAAGTCTATCGAAAGTCTCGCTGCCCGCCATAGCACATGTTGTAATTAAGAATGTGCTGCAACACTACGTGGTAATCTACAAAGTTACTCCACAGTACATTGAGATAATGGATCCCGCAGACGGGAAAATGCACAAAAAAACACCGGAAGAATTTAAAGCGGAATGGACCGGTATTTTGATACTGTTGGCGCCTAATGAGTCCTTTAAGCAGGGGAATGAAAAAATATCGACCCGTTCCCGTTTCTGGCAGCTCATCAAACCACATAGAACAGTATTGACACAAGCCTTGGTTGGGGCGATTCTTTACACGATATTAGGGCTTTCAACAGCTTTGTTTGTACAAAAAATAGTGGATTTTGTATTGGCGGATGGGAACCGGAACCTGTTGAACTTGATGGGAGTAATCATGATCAGTATCCTGCTGGTAAAAATCATGATCAGTATCTTCAAGACGATATTTACCATTAAGACGGGGCAGGCGATCGATGCCAATCTGATTTTGGGTTACTATAAGCACCTGACCAAACTCCCACAGTCTTTCTTTGATAATATGCGGGTAGGAGAGATCATCGCTCGGGTAAATGATGCGGTCAAGATTAGAGTATTTATTAACGATGTGTCCCTCAATTTTCTGGTTAACATATTTATCGTTGTTTTTTCTTTTGCCCTGATGTTTACTTGGTATTGGAAATTAGCGGTCATTGTGCTCCTGGTTATCCCACTTTATGGCATTATCTATTACATCACCAATAGACTGAACAAAAAGGTGCAGCGGAGGATGATGGAAGAGGCAGCAGAGCTGGAATCGCAATTAGTTGAAAGTATAAATGCTATGGGCACGATCAAACGCTTTGGCCTGGAACAGCACGCCAATTTAAAAACGGAAGTTCGTTTTGTGACCTTACTCAAAACCATTTACAGATCCGGATTGAACTCTTTGTTTTCTGTAACATCTACTGAATTTATTTCGCAACTGTTCACCATCGTGCTACTTTGGGTAGGTGCCGGCTATGTTTTGGACGTAGAGATAACTCCCGGTGAATTACTGTCTTTTTATGCCTTGATTGGTTATTTTACCGGACCTGCATCGACCTTGATTGGTATGAATAAAACCATTCAGGATGCTGCAATAGCAGCCGATCGTCTGTTTGAGATCATGGATCTTGAGCAGGAGGATAACGATCGTAAGCTAACATTGACCGCGGAAAACCTTGGTGATATTATTTTTGATAAAGTCAGCTTTAGGTATGGCACGCGGATTTTAGTATTTGATAATCTTGGCCTGCACATTCGGCTTGGAAAATTGACGGCAATTGTAGGCGAGAGTGGCTCAGGCAAGTCGACCTTATTGTCATTATTACAAAACATTTATCCGATAGCGAAGGGTAATATCTACATTGGCGAGCATGCGTTGAAATATATTGATAATGAATCGCTTCGGAAGGTCATAGGCGTGGTGCCGCAGCAGATCGATTTGTTTACCGGAAATGTAATAGAAAATATCGCTATTGGTGATTACGAGCCGGATATGCAAAGGATAATAGCGATCTGCAAGAGATTGGGTATATTACCTTTTATCGAAAGTTTACCCAATGGCTTTCACACCTATCTCGGTGAAAATGGGGCAAGCTTATCCGGAGGGCAGAAACAGCGCATTGCGATCGCTCGGGCACTGTATAAACAGCCCGAGGTGTTGATTCTCGACGAGGCAACTTCTTCGCTGGACCCGGCAGCGGAACAATATGTACAGCAAACAATCCATTACCTGCGTGATCAGGGTAAAACGGTTATCCTGATAGCCCACCGTTTAAGCACCGTACAGACGGCAGATAAGATCATCGTTCTTCAGCAGGGAAAACTGGTAGAAGAAGGTACGCATGCTTCGCTGATGGCGTCAGAAGGGAAATATTATAACTTATGGCAGCAACAGATGCCGGTTGTTGGTGGCTCGTGATAATGTGTTTAAAGTAGTAAGTATTTATTTTCTTAAATGAAATTGGAAATATGGCGGTGCATATTAAAGATTTTGAACGTAAACTTCGAACTTATCTTCGGGAAAAGCCTGTCTAGGTGTTGTTTGGCTTTATATGCTTATGCTTACCTAATTGTCAGAATTCGTTTGCCGCTGTTTAGATCAGCGTTGTTTATCGCCAGTTTACATGCTTTGGGAAATTTTATGGCATTTTTAGATAATGATGTTAATTACTGATAGGTGAGCGTGAAACTTATTTAATATTTAACGATTATTTGATTCAATGCTTTTTTTGTGCAGCGAAGGAAAATAGCTTTGTTATGTTGATCAACAAAAGGCGGATTCCGAAAAGCCTGGAAATAGAGTAGGACACTTTTAAATACTTAAAATTATGAGTACATTAGAATCAAATTTGGAGATGCAAGAGCTTACTGGAAATGAGCTACAGGAAATAAATGGCGGTTTCTTGCCAATTCCCGTAATGTTAGGGATTTGGGGAGTCCAAGCTGCTTTATGCGCAGCAGGAATAGGTGCGTTGGCTACAGTTGCTGCGGCAGAATAAATTTTATGGAGTCGGTTGATGCCGGCTCCCATAATTAAAAAATATATCAGTAATGTTAAGGAATAAAGGTTGTGTCTATTTAGTTATACTACTGATCTTATTCTTGGATCTTTGGAGCACGTATCTTTTCAGTGGTGGCGAGATAAACCGTTCCAATG
This Olivibacter sp. SDN3 DNA region includes the following protein-coding sequences:
- a CDS encoding peptidase domain-containing ABC transporter, whose translation is MGIKIKQRDISDCGAACLASVAAKYKLNLPIARIRQMAGTDKKGTNVLGIVEAAAKIGITAKGVKGPFESLSKVSLPAIAHVVIKNVLQHYVVIYKVTPQYIEIMDPADGKMHKKTPEEFKAEWTGILILLAPNESFKQGNEKISTRSRFWQLIKPHRTVLTQALVGAILYTILGLSTALFVQKIVDFVLADGNRNLLNLMGVIMISILLVKIMISIFKTIFTIKTGQAIDANLILGYYKHLTKLPQSFFDNMRVGEIIARVNDAVKIRVFINDVSLNFLVNIFIVVFSFALMFTWYWKLAVIVLLVIPLYGIIYYITNRLNKKVQRRMMEEAAELESQLVESINAMGTIKRFGLEQHANLKTEVRFVTLLKTIYRSGLNSLFSVTSTEFISQLFTIVLLWVGAGYVLDVEITPGELLSFYALIGYFTGPASTLIGMNKTIQDAAIAADRLFEIMDLEQEDNDRKLTLTAENLGDIIFDKVSFRYGTRILVFDNLGLHIRLGKLTAIVGESGSGKSTLLSLLQNIYPIAKGNIYIGEHALKYIDNESLRKVIGVVPQQIDLFTGNVIENIAIGDYEPDMQRIIAICKRLGILPFIESLPNGFHTYLGENGASLSGGQKQRIAIARALYKQPEVLILDEATSSLDPAAEQYVQQTIHYLRDQGKTVILIAHRLSTVQTADKIIVLQQGKLVEEGTHASLMASEGKYYNLWQQQMPVVGGS
- a CDS encoding class IIb bacteriocin, lactobin A/cerein 7B family produces the protein MSTLESNLEMQELTGNELQEINGGFLPIPVMLGIWGVQAALCAAGIGALATVAAAE